The DNA segment CCCCTTTTAAAGTAACTGTATATCGTCTCTGTCCTGCAATATTGTTTACCACACCAATTTGAAGTTTCTTGTTCTCTAATACATTTCCTTGTTCAATGTGTATTTCAAGGAATGCTTTAACATCCGTTCTTTTTGTGGCTGTTTCAGGTTTGAAATCAAATCCGCATGCTTTCATAGCATCAACAAACTTTACCCCTTTAAAATCAGCCATTTCATTGGCAGCTTCTTTGTTAGCTTCATTAACAAAATTTTTACTGCCCCAAAATGCCATCGGAAAGCGACTGCCTTCTTCTTCAGCCATTGAGATTACTTCTAGTGAACGTAAAGGTTGACCGTAAGTTTCTTTTAAATAGTGTACAGCTAGGTAGGCAGCAATGATTCCATATTGTCCATCCAAGTTACCGCCATTCACAACTGTATCAATATGTGAACCTGACAAAATCGTTTCTTCTGGATACGTTGAACCTTCTAAGCGTCCAAATAAGTTGCCAATCTCATCAAAATGAGTCGTCATTCCACTTTCTTCTAAGGTGGCTTTCAATTGATTTTGTGCTTCTAACCAAGAATCTGAATACAACAAGCGAGTCATGCCACCTGTAGGGTCATTCCCAATACTTGTAAATAAATCAATATTTTCTTTTAATAGAGTTTTAATATCCATCATTTCTACCTCCTTGATTTCTTATCATATATTCATTGTAAGCGTTTCTAAAATCTATAACACTATCATAATTGACAATTTGAATAGTCTTTTTGTGCAAGTTAAACAGTTTGTAATGTTAATTATTTTCTGTACTATTAACATACTGAACTTTACCTACTTATGAAAGGATGACGCTAATGTCTACTATTTATACTTATACCAAAGATAATGATTCACCTTTACAAATGACTTTCTTCCCAGCTATTCCTGAATATGACAAACACTGTACATTGCTTTATTTACATGGTGGTGCTCTTATTTATGGAGAAAGAGACGATCTTCCCATTCTTTATCGAGAAATGTTTTTAAGTGCAGGTTATTCCATCTTAACCATTGATTACCCACTCGCTCCCGAAGAACCTTTACCTGTTATAGTAGAGTCTATCATAGAAGGAATCGACTGGTTCAGTACACATGCCAAAAATACTTTAAAATCACAATCTTCAGATTACGTTTTATTCGGAAGATCTGCTGGTGCCTATCTTAGTTTTGTGCTTGCTAAACAATTACTTCCTATTTCTCCAAAAGGTATCATAAGTTTTTATGGTTATTCTTCGCTAATAGAAACTAGCTTTACTAATCCTAGTTCTTATTACAATCAATTTCCTAAAGTAACCAACAGTAGTATATCTCATTTGATAAAAACGACACGCCAAGCAAATGCCTCTATTCAAGACCGTTTTCCCATATACCTTAGAGCTAGGCAGATGGGTTCTTGGTTATCATTGCTATTATCTGATAGGTCTTTATTAAACGACTACAGTCTAAATGAAGTAGAGTTAAAAAAATTGCCGCCTGTTTTTCTAACGGCTAGTTCTGCTGATCAAGATGTGCCCTATAGTGTTTCTCAGCAACTCTCTCAGATCATTCCTAAAGTACAGTTTCATCCCGTGCTAGGATTGCCACACGATTTTGACGCAGATACCACTAATCCTGCTGGAAAACGTGTCTACCAAGCTGCCATTAATTGGTTAGACCAGCTTCAAGTAGTGAATAATCGTGCTTAAATTATTATATACTGTTCGTTTCAATTGTATCTAAAAGAAGAACAGCGAATTGCCTTTTGTAAACATCCGTTATAAATGGTATCCTTAAAAAAAAGACTTAGAGGCAGGTTATTTTACTTATGGCAAACAATCTTGATCTTTCTAATCGAATCAATCAAAATTATCCACTACTATCAAAAAAAGAGAAACAAGTAGCTGCATTTATACTGGAACACAAAAATGATGTGGAGTCTTGGAATATTAAAGATCTTTCGCGTTTAACAGAGACCTCCAATGCTACTATTTCTCGTTTTTGTTCAAAATTACACTATCGAAATTTTAGTGAATTTAAAACATTTGTAACTCAAGAATTAGGTGAACACCCAGCGCCCTTACAAGTACCTGTTAAAATTGCCAGCTATTACACACAATTGATCAACTCTGCATCTCAACTGATTGAAACGCAACAAATTACTGATTTTGTGGAAGCGATTCATCTTTCCAATAAAATTTTAATTTGTGGAGTGGGTAATTCTGGATTGAGTGCTATGGAATTAAAGTATCGGTTAGTTAGAATGGGATTGATCGTTGATGTAGTAACCGATCCGCATATGATGTTAATGGATGCCGTATTGTTAAAAAAATATGATTTGATGATAGCTATTTCGAATTATGGACAAACACAAGCTGTCATTGATGCCTGTACGATAGCAAAAAAAGAACATGCTACCGTTTTTGTCATTACCAATCAAAATCACACTCCTTTAACAAATATTGCCGATCAAGTATTATTTGCTTCGGGTCGAACATCTATTCCAGATGATCAATTTATTAATAGCCAATTGCCGATTCATTTTATTTTAGATGTATTGTGCTATGTCTTGTTAGAAAATAAATCTTATAAAAATAACCGCAAAAAAACGTTATCTGCTTTAGACTCACATTAAAAAGATGCTGGTAGTTCAACTAAAATCAAAAAAGTTAGCAAGTTAGTGGCATTAATCCCACTAACTTGCTAACTTTTTAATTTATACTTCTACTTTACTTCTTTCATTTTTCCAACAAACTCAGCCGTAATCAATTGAGGACGAGTGATTGCGCTCCCTACAACGATAGAATGAACACCAAGCTCTTTACATCTCTTAGCTTTCTCAGGTGTATCTATGTGGCCTTCAGCAATGACAGGAACTTTCACGGATTCTAAAATGATCTTTAAGCGTTCAAAATCATTATCCGCAATATTGTCACCTTGTGATTCCTTAGTATACCCCATTAAAGTAGTAGAGACACAATCAAAGCCTAATCGTTCTGCTTCAATCGCTTCATCAATAGTTGCTGTATCAGCCATTAATAAAATTGAAGGGTATTTTGCATGGATAGCTTGAACAAATGACTCAAGTGTTTCGCCATTTGGTCTAACACGACTTGTAGCATCTAAAGCTATCATATCGCATTTAGATTCAGCCAATTCATCGATTTCTTTCATCGTTGCCGTGATAAAAACTTCTGAATCATCATAATCTCTTTTTACAATTCCGATAACTGGCAACTCAGTATTTTTCTTAATTTCAATAATATCTTCTTTTGAATTTGAACGAATTCCTTTTGCTCCGCCTTCTTCAGCAGCAACTGCCATTCTTCCCATAATATATGAGCTATGCAAAGGTTCATTATCCAACGCTTGGCAAGAAACAATTAATTCCGATTTTACTTTATCTAACATATTCATTTTATTCGTCTCCTAACATTTCTTCAATTTCATTTTTTATAACCGACACTTGTGGACCATAAACGACCTGAATTCCATTTCCTCTTTTGATCAATCCTTGGCTTCCAGTTTCTTTTAATAATTCTTCATTAACTAAAGTCTCGTCCTTAACTGTAACACGTAATCTTGTTGCACAGTTGTCAACATTCACTAAGTTTTCTTCGCCACCAAGACCATTAATAATATCTAGTGCACGACCTTCTACTTTAGTTTTATTGCCAGCAACTTCTATTTTATCTGTTCTACCAGGTGTTTGGAAGTTGAATTTCTTAATTAGGAATGTAAATGTAAAGTAATATAAGAAGAACCAAACTACCCCAATAACTACAACCATAATCCAGTTTGTTCGTTCATTTCCTTGCAAGACTCCGAATAAGATAAAGTCAATAAATCCACCTGAGAAAGTTTGTCCAATTGTAATTTCAAAGATATGCGCTAACATAAATGCAAGACCGTCGAACACGGCATGCACAACATATAATGCAGGTGCTATAAATAAAAATGAGAATTCAAGCGGTTCTGTGATTCCTGTTAAAAAGGATGTTAAAGCAGCTGACAACATCAACCCTCCAACTACTTTTTTATTTTCTGGTTTTGCTGTTCTATAGATGGCAAATGCTGCACCAACTAGACCAAACATCATTGTGATAAAACGTCCTGACATAAAGCGTGCTGTTCCGCTAAAGAATTCTTGTGTTGCTGGATCAGCTAATTGTGCAAAGAAAATATTTTGTGTTCCTTGAACAAGTTCTCCACCAATTTCCATTGTTCCTCCAACAGCTGTTTGCCAAAAAGGAAGATAAAAAATATGATGCAATCCAACAGGTCCAAGCATTCGTAAGATAAATCCGTATAGGAATGTTCCTAAATAACCAGTAGCATTAACCACATCTCCTACATTTGTAATCAACCCTTGGAATACAGGCCATACAAAGTACATAATAGCGCCTAAAATAATTGCTGAAAATGACGTAATGATTGGAACAAAACGCGAACCACCAAAGAATCCAAGATAGGTTGGCAATTCAATTTTATTAAAGCGATTGTGTAAATAACTTGCTAAGATCCCAACAATAATCCCACCAAATACTCCTGTTTCAAGTGTTTGAATACCTAATGTGCTTCCTTGACCAACAGCGGCAAGATTATCTAAAGCTAATGATCCAGTAATAGTCAAAATAGCATTTATTGTTGAGTGCATGACCAAGTAGCCAATCAATGCTGCTAATGCTGCTGTTCCTTTGTCTGATCTTGCTAACCCTATTGCTACCCCTACCGCAAATATAACGGGTAAATTACTAAAAACAATATTCCCAGCGCTACTCATAATTGTAAAGATCGCTTGTAACCAAGCTACATCTAAAACAGGATAAGCACTAACTGTATTGGGATTAGATAATGATCCTCCGATTCCTAAAAGTAATCCTGCAGCAGGTAAAATTGCGATTGGCAGCATAAAGGATTTTCCAAATTGCTGAGCTTTCTCAAAAAACGTTTTCATTTTCTTATTCTCCTCTTCTCTTTTTGATTTATTGTTAGTTTATACTATGAAAACATTTTCGTCAATGTAATTTAAAAGAAAATATTTCCATAAAACGAAAAATACCTTTCTATCAATGTTAATAACAAAAAAAAGATTGAGCACTTTTAAATTTCACATCAGTGCTCAACCTTTTATTTATTTACTTTTCATCAAGTTGTTGCTCTTTATCTTCATATTCTTGATCATTATCTCTACCGTAATACTCTTCATTGTATTCTTGCTCTTCTTCTGGGTCATTTTCTTTTGCTTCTTTTTCTTTTGCTTCTTGCTCTTCTTTTTGAGCTAGTTTTTCATCGTCGTAAATAAAGACATTATGGAAAATTTTTAGAATTGGTCGCGCAGTTAGAAAAAATCCACCGATGAGATAAAGATAGGTTCCATAAACATCTGGAATAGGTGTTAGTGTCGCTAAACTTCCAATCATATAAAAGATACCTGTTAAGATATCATTTGTTAATGATATCAGTGTGTATCGATTTTGAAAATACAAGCGAAAACGTCCAGTTTTGATTTCAATATCTTCTTCTTTGTCAGGAATAACGTCATGTTTTTTCCGTTCTATTTTTGGCATGTTGGCTTATCCTCGCTTTTTTCATGTTTGTATAATAGATAGTATACAAAATTCCGAATCACCTTTCAAAAAAAATGAATCAGTAACCTATGTCATTAAAAAATGCCTATTGAATAATGAGAACTTGCACGTTTTTTATTCTAGTACTAAAATTGATAAGTTGAGAAATAAACTGTTTAAGAAAATTTTGGAGGAAATAATTATGAATACAAAGAAACAAACATCCCACTTGATATTTTTTACCTTATTAATTTTTTTAAGTGCTTGCGGATCAAACGAAAAACTTGGTGAAAAGAAAGAATCAGCAGAGGCTATACTTGATGCTGAACAAGTCATGCACTTAACTGTCGAAAGTGAATTAGCGACAACAGACACTGTTTTGGTTGCTGAAAATATTACTTTTGCTGGCGTTAATCAATTTATCGAAGGACTCTATCGGTTAGATGAAAATAATAAGCCTATCCCTGCCTTAGCTGAAAGTGAAGATATTTCAGAAGATGGATTAACCTATACCTTTCATCTAAGAAACGATGCTAAATGGTCAAATGGCGAACCCGTTACTGCACATGACTTTGTGTTTTCGTGGCGTAGAAATGTTGACCCCACTTCTGGTGCAGCTTATGCGTACTTATTTGAAGATATAAAGAATGCTTCTGACATCATGGCTGAACAACTGCCGCTTGAAGAACTTGGAGTTAAAGCATTAGATGATACAACTTTAGAAGTCACACTTGAAACACCTATTGCTTATTTCCCTTCTCTTATGTCATTTGTTTCGTTTTTCCCACAAAATGAAGCATTTGTTAGAAATGCTGGTAATCAATACGGCACCAGCAGCGAGACCACTCTAACAAATGGTCCTTTCTTGTTATCTGAATGGGATAATGGATTGGATGAAAGTTGGAATTATGAAAAAAATCCAGCTTATTGGGATGCAGAAAATGTTCACTTAACTAAAATCACGAATCAAGTAATCAAAGATGTGTCCACTGGAGTAAACTTATTTGAAAAAGGTGATGTTGATAATGCGTTATTGTCTGGTGAGTACGCTAAACAATTTCAAAAAAATCCTAGTTACACAGTTGAGTACTTTTCAAGAACCAACTACTTAGAAGTCAATCAAACGGACAACCCCTATTTAAAAAATGAAACCTTCAGAAAAGCACTAGCACTTGCTATTAACCGTGAAGAATTGACTTCAGTCGTCCTAAATAATGGTTCTTTACCAATCAATGGATTGGTTCCAGATCATTTTGTTAAAAATCCTGAATCAGGTACTGAATTTGCTGAAGAAGCCGGAGATTTTTATACTTATGATCTGCCTGAAGCCCAAAAGTTAGTAGAAGAAGCTAAAGCTGAACTCGGAGTAGATACGATTGAATTGGAACTACTTGGGGATGATGATGAAACAAGTAAGCGTGTTATGGAATACCTTCAAGGAGAAATACAGAATAATTTAGAAGGTGTAAACATTACCCTCTTAAATGTTCCCTTCAGCGCTCGACTAGCTAAAGCTGCAGCAGGTGATTTTGATTTAATTTCATCTGGTTGGAGCGGATATGTTTCAGATCCAATGATCATGTTAGATGTTTTATATAGTACGTCTTCTTATAACAATGGAGGCTATTCAAATGAAAAAGTAGATCAATTAATTGATGACGCCAAAGGAATTCATGCGAATGAGCCTAGTTTAAGATGGGCTGACATGTTGAAAGCTCATCAAATTGCTTTAGACGATGCGGCACTTATTCCCTTGTACCAAAAGGGTGAAGCCATGTTGCGAAATCCAAAAATTAAAAATGTAAACATCAATTCAGTAGGCGCTAGATATAGCTATAAAGATGCATATATTATCGACTAATTTATTAATTTAGTTTGATCATATATCTATCAAAAAAGTTCAACAGCTATTTTTCTTGCTGTTGAACTTTTTTATTTTGGTAAGTGGTTCAAGAAGTTTTTAGAAGCAAACCCCTGAACTTCTTCTTCGGTAAACCTTTCAAGTAATGCTTGTATAAAATTTTGGGTTTCTCCAGCATGCGACAACCCTTCAATGTACGTACTAATGCCGTCAAAATCTGAACCGAAACCGATATTGTTAACGGCGCCTAGTTCCACTAACCGTTCAACATGAGGAATCAAATCTGCTATTGTTACTGGATTATTTTCTCCGTCTTCAATAGTAAATGTTGGATTAAAAATGACATGAATCATTGCATCACGTTCAACCATTGCTTTGATCTGATCCTCATTTAAATTCCGCACATGACTACATAAAGATAAAACATTAGAATGAGTAGCAATGGGGTAATTTGCATGTTTCATAACGTCCCAAAATCCTTGAACGCTTAGATGAGAAACATCAGTAAAGACTTTCCGCTCATTCAAGCGTTTGACGATTTCAAAACCAAATGTTGTTAATCCACCACCTCTTGGCTCTCCAACTCCATCAGCTGCTAGATTAGCTGGATTCCAAGTCAATCCTACTGATAGTATTCCAGCATCCAATAAATACTCTAACTTATCCAAATCATTACCAATAGAAGACACACCCTCAAGAGTGAGAAATGATCCTATTTCATTTTCTTTCAACTCATGAATATCCGACCATTTTTTTATTTGTTTTATTTCAGGATGTTTAGCAATTACGTCATTTTGATAGAATGAAATTTGTTCTAAAACCGCTGCAAATTGCTGATCAGATGGCAAACTTGGTTCAATAAAAATAGCAAAAGCCTGAACTTTAACCTTTCCTTCTTTCAAACGTTTAAGATTTACTTCTAATTGATTTGAATCTTTAAAATCTAAGTTACCTTGGTTCACTTGCATCTTATAAAGAACATCACAATGCATATCAATACTATTCAAATGAATTCCTACTTTCCGCTTTTACGCACTCATCTTATATTTTCTCATCATACTTTAACCATAATAGAAGTGCAATATAAAAAATGATTTTAAACAGCTAAAGTGACTGTCTAAAATCATTTGTATCGATTATGATTGTTTCAAAAATAACATTAGCTACTCTTATTTAATTTATTTCACGAACAGGTTCTTCCACAAAATAAAGAACGGATCCTCCAATAATAAAGAGAATGATCAATGCAAATACCCCATTTAAAGAATTCCCCGTTATTTGAGAGATGATTCCAACTAAAAGTGGTCCGACAACTGCTGCAAATTTACCGAAAATATTATAAAAACCAAAGAATTCATTTGCATTTTCTTTAGGGATCAACTGGCCAAATAAAGAACGACTAAGCGATTGAACCCCACCTTGAGCAGTTCCTACAAGAACCGCTAATATAATAAACGTTAATAAAGAATCTAACGATAACGCAAAGATACAAATAAACGTATAGGTAGCTATTCCTACATAAATCATTTTTTTATTGCCAAATCTACCCGCTAATACTCCATATAAAATAGAAAATGGGAATGCTACAAATTGACAGATCATCATCACCACGATCAAATCATTGGCCATTAGTCCGACGTCTGATCCGATAGCGGTTGCCATTTGAAAAATAGTTCCTACTCCATCAATATAGAAAAAATAGGCAATTAAAAATAAAAAGACATTGCGATACTGACGTATATTCCTAAGTGTTTCCCACAATCTTAAAAAACTATTTTTAACAACATGTGGTTGTTTATTTATATACGTTGTTTGTTCGACATTTTTCCAATAAGGAATGGTAAATATCAACCACCAAAGAGCCGTTGCTGCAAATCCACCTTTAATAAGAGCAGTTTGTGAAATAGGAAGAATTTGGGTTAATTGAAAGAAAATAAAAATAACAAATGGAATGGAACTACCAATATAACCCCACCCATATCCTGCACTAGAAACACGATCCATTCGATTTAATGTTGTAGAATCAATTAAAGATGCATCGTAAAAAATGTTGGCAGCACCAAAACCAATCGAAGATACTGAGTAAATAATCAATAATAACAACCAGTTTTCATCTGGAATAAACGCAAAACTAAATGTCGCAATAATGCCCAATCCTGTAGCTAAAGAAAACATTGGATTTCGGTAACCTTTATAATCAGCAATTGCACCTAATATAGGAGCTAACAGCGAAACGACTAAGGTTCCAATTGCATTAGCATACCCTAAATAAGCAGTTGAATTTACCGCACTCACACCTGCTCCTTCAGAAACTGCTTTGAAGAACAACGGAAAAACAGCTGTAGTAATCATAATCGAATAGGCTGAGTTAGCCCAATCTTGTAAAATCCAACTTTTTTCTATTTTTGTGTATTTAAACCGTTCTTTTCCTATTTCCACTGCTCTCACCTCACTAATTAATTAAATAATTCCCCTAAAACCTTTCCATCAACAGCCTGTGGAAATTCCAATCCCATTGCATGTAAAAAAGTTGGGCCTTCATCGATCAAATGAGCTACTGGTATTCGTGCCTCAGCATTTATACCTGGTCCAGAAATAAATAATGTTGTTTCATAGTTTTCTTTTTTAGGACTATACCCATGAGTGCCTTTATGAAAAGGTGTTGATTTATCAGCTTTGATTTCTTCTATAAAAGGGCCATTGCTGTCATTGATAAAGTAATACCCTTTTTTTGCTTCAATTAAAAAGCTGCAAGTCTCATCTGCTCCTAAACGAGTGGCTTCTTCTTGAGTATAAATCGTTTCGATTTGGTCCAAATGTTGCGTTAATATTTGGCGTACTTCAGCTAAATCTACTTCTGATTTTGTATAAATATAACAAGAACCATCAGCACCCTTAGCTAAAACATCCCATTCTTGGATCAGTCCATCTTTAGTTTCTTTTAGCCAGCCTTGTTCTTTGAATAGTTGATTTAGTCTAACCACTGTGTGTGTGTCTAGTTGGTAGTGGTCTCCAAATACTGCTAAAACTGTTTCTTCAAAGATTCCTTTTTCTTTCATAGCGGTAACGATTTGATTCAAATGATCATCCATGCGTCTAATAGCAGCTTTTGCTTCTTGGGAATTTACACCAAAATGATGTCTTGTACTATCTAAGTCAACTAGATGTATCGCCATTAAATCAGGGTTTTTAGAGTGAATCGTGTCTACAATTCCAGCTGTTAAAAAATGATCTAATTCTGGTTGCTGAATACCTTTACGAGTCTTTCCAAACTTACGCTCTAAATCTAAAACAAATTTTGGTGAAGACGACCACAAAGAGATAAGTGCTTGTGACTGCCAAGGACGATTGGCGAAAATTTCAGTTAAATTAAACTTTATGGCTTTGTTCCGACCAGTAACCGGCCATAAAAAAGAAGCAATCGTATATCCTGCTTCATGAGCAACATCAAATAAAGTTGGAACTTTGATATCTTTGGCATACCAGTGCCAATCTGGTGATTTTCTTTTTGGTTGTATATATGTATTATTTGTAATGCCATGTTTATTAGGGTACACCCCTGTGATAATTGACGTATGAGCCATATAGGTTAAAGATGGATAAACCGTTTCTACTTTTTCTACTCTTGCACTTCGATCCAATAAATACTTAAATGTTGGAAGCGTTTGGGCATATTCTAAATCTTTTGCACCAAAAGCATCTAAAGAAATCATGTACAGACGTTGTTTCTTCATTCATTCTTCCCCCTTGATTAATCTATTATCCCACAACCATACTTTTTGAGAAAGAGGATCCGTGTTATTTTTAAGTAAAGAATTTTAAATTTTATCTATTTTTACATAAAAAAAAAACACTGATAAAATCAGTGTTTTTTCCGACAGTATTCATTTGCATAAATAGGTCCCGTGAATTCCACAAAACAGAGGGGTCCAAACACCTGCATCTTGCAGTTGTACCGAAGTACGGTTGTGCCCTGTCTAAAGTTCCAATCACTTGTCGCCGCAGCGAAATGACCGAAGTCACCTGATTGGAGGTCAACTCATCGCATGTATGTACTTTACCATGTTTATTCACTAAACACAAGTTGTTTTCAACTATTTATTCATGGAAGTATCAAAAAAGTTTAATTTTCTTTACTGCACTAGAACAAAAGCGATTTTATCACCTTTGTGACTTCCTCAGACCTTTCTCTTGACGCTCACCATGCATATCATTGGTACTAACAAAAAAGCTGTTCTATAATAGGGTTGATTCACTAGAAGAGTTTTTCTCATTCCTAGGCAAGACTTTAATTTAAGGAGGCCTTTTTATGAAAGAAGAAGTCATTATAAATTATCTACAACGTCACGGCTTAGATGCAAAAACAGGTGATACCATTTTGGTTGAAAGAAAAACTCGGAATCGAAAATGGTATGCTACATTGTTAGGTAAGAATGAAACTGAAAAAATTTACCTGAATTTTGCTGAAAAAGAATTCGTTATATTGCCAATTGAAAAAGATTCTATGACTCCTATTGAAGGCGATTATGCCCAAGTTCCTTTAACAGAAGTTAAATCTATTTATTTCAAAAAGCAATCCAATTTCTATAACCTACTAATTCAGTACAACGACGCTACTGCTACCGATGATCGCATAAAAAAATACAAAGTTCCTAAAGAAGTTGCCGATTGTCCTTGGCATAAAGAAAATCTGGAACGATTAATTGAACGCTTTGGTTTTAAGGAATCTAAGTAACATAAAAAACGATTTTTAGACTTTATTGTCTAGAAATCGTTTTTTTTATCCTTAATTTAGTTAAAAGTAAATTGTTTGATTCTAGTTTTGAATAACTTCGATTTTATAACCATCTGGATCTGTAATAAAAAAGAAATTTGCTGCATTATCTGGGAGAGCTTTTAAATCAGTAACTTCATAACCACTAGCTTTATACTCTTTTTGTGTTGCGGCTAAATCATCCACAGCAATTGCAATGTGACCATATCCATTTCCAAGGGTATAAGCTTCTTCTTGATCATAATTATACGTCAATTCCAATTCATAGTCATCTCCATCCAAAGCTAGATAAACTAATGTAAATTTAAGTTCTGAAAAATCTAATCTCTTCACTTCTTTAAACCCTAATACAGTTGTATAAAAGTCCATTGATTTTTCTAAATCTTTCACACGCACACAAGTGTGCAACATTTTTTTTGCCATTTATTTTCATCCTCTCATTACGATCATTCGTACTTCCTTATCTTAATACATTTTTATAAAGAGTTCAAAAAATAAGTCATTCATGTAATTCCAATGGCAAATTATCCGGATCTTTAAAAAATGTAAATCTTCCACCCGTGTACTCATCTATGCGAACGGGCTCTGTTTCAACACCTTTTTCATTCAAAGATTGAATGGCTTCGTCAAAATCGTCTACATAAAAACATAAATGTCTTAAACCTGCGGCTTCTGGTTGAGTTGGCCGCTTTGTTGGATAAGGAAAGGAAAACAGTTCAATTTCACTATTCCCTAACTTTAAATCTAATTTGTACGAATCCCGCTCTGAACGGTAATTTTCTCGTATGATTTCTAAACCTAAAATTTCAGTATAAAACTGTTTTGATTTTTTGTAGTCAGATGCAATGATTGCCACATGATGAATGCTCTTAATATTCATACAGCACTCCTCCCATTAATTTTTAAATATCGCGAATCATTTCAATACTAGTAAATTCTACGTTCTTATTATCCTCAATATCTTGAAGATAACGAAATCCAAGTGCTTCATAAAACTGAATACTCTCTTTATCAGACTTAAGAAAACTAACCAATTGAGTATTGTTTCCTAATAATTGCTGCATTTGTGTTAAATGATTTACTAAACGCGTTCCGATACCTTTTCTCAAATGATCAACATCGATGTACAAAACAAAAACTTTCCCCACTTTAGAATCAACGATTCCGCCGCCGATAACGCCAATTACCTTTCCGTCTAATCGAGCAACGATCCATCCACTCCATTTAGCCGATACTTCTTCAATTTCATTCAGGATTCTTTTAGGATTATAGTATTCTTCAACTTTTTCTTGTACTTTTTGTTTGTCTCTTACAGCTTCAGCGTTACAAGCATACCCTTGTGTACAAATTGCAACAATTTCATCCACATCTTCAGCAGTTGCTAATTCAATACGAACCTCTTCAAGATCTGAAGATTTTTCAACTTTAATCGATCTCATACTTTTGCTCCTCTATTCTAATTCCCTAATAAAGTATCCAGCTCTTCCCCATACTCAGCTGTACTTTCTTGGCTATTCTAAATTAGCACTAAATAACTCATTTGTCACGAGCTTACTGTGCTTTAGGTTGAAACA comes from the Carnobacterium sp. 17-4 genome and includes:
- a CDS encoding GNAT family N-acetyltransferase is translated as MRSIKVEKSSDLEEVRIELATAEDVDEIVAICTQGYACNAEAVRDKQKVQEKVEEYYNPKRILNEIEEVSAKWSGWIVARLDGKVIGVIGGGIVDSKVGKVFVLYIDVDHLRKGIGTRLVNHLTQMQQLLGNNTQLVSFLKSDKESIQFYEALGFRYLQDIEDNKNVEFTSIEMIRDI